One stretch of Sebastes umbrosus isolate fSebUmb1 chromosome 5, fSebUmb1.pri, whole genome shotgun sequence DNA includes these proteins:
- the prrc2c gene encoding protein PRRC2C isoform X6, which translates to MSEKSGQSTKAKDGKTKYATLSLFNTYKGKSLETQKTAVAARHGLQSLGKVAASRRMPPPANLPSLKAENKGNDPNVNIVPKDGSGWASRPEGGEERQQETPPPPIKPVVLPPPEPSIVGSRSWASSKPTQPDGAPPRVSSHFHQEFPSLQAAGEVEKGDGQEEEPYGPGPSLRPQNVGSWREGGGRNLITAPSPPEMDNRALEEGSTALGTSTPAGEADEPGRNVTADVQREKRDGKERLPPSAPPPQPKLNGGQQPPAGVPTHFDPAFRSMMPPYMFHAYPQMTFGPGQGNLRYPVPQDGAKLVRGPRSARPQQAPPQSWHQDPDRPSIISATELKELDNLDTDTDEGWAGAQMEVDYTEKLNFSDDEENQAAKDKRENWEWMGKVERIRSRPPDGQEGWKEGTEDRGGSKTSWADGDPRAPSPGIMGQYNKSAAPQDYQGGTRSVGGGAPRGPKPQAAAAPGADEDPEAWRQKRKKPAEVSEAVERARRRRDEEERRMEEQRLAACAEKLKRLNEKHRQATEIQSALAQTTNDEAVAAQEEESSSAPAPVSSPVPSIPVSQSPVPIMQAPLPEMVDQDGEGMERELVEPSVEEEVQLPRQPSPPIQRPVSVDPEPQSEGESSLVEVSPLMEENQVDRTTVPIRDYFNIEDNRVDEPHLSLPLMDPPSGEEVPVAPPQLEGEAAAAMRPSLTSGYSKQFQKSLPPRFLRQQEQMKQQQWQQQQHQSGGSVSPSGGGGVPAPQQQQQQQQQQQQQQHRSMYQPIGPHHQHLASMGFDPRWLMMQSYMDPRMMSGRPPMDMPTNIHPGRMPPKQIVRREPGDNSSSSSDSFDHLTRPIRDHGLPSDSRMVWGSEPYPQSEPLPSVTPPKGRDDNKEPRMDSGLDLDRGLPAMYPQDHSALDSHKSNFFQDPTESLSAFSQGPEDASGPLDLVPVSSAFDPEESGLPSGEEVEALGQAMLQRSVSQGSSHSLKLDEPRFDGLSLGTKSLELQDTGERADDKPQNELYPQAAVTSNRATPPADGLHKQEKLPLPAPSKQKAELRWGGRSGAGRREGPGGERPLRRSGPIKKPVLRDMKEEREQREEREKRHERGDRGDRSKKDQSSKAPSAAAAVSEGSRPQGEGKREAAEAEETPTGHQRVRDSQPSSVVPNSSSQEEKADKPPSNDKHPEPKLPFRKESNLPPRAYRREEREREREREKEMDKDRDRDRDRDRDRDKEWPLDSNFKGRGRGEYYARGRSYRGTYGGRCRGSRGRSRAEYNYREPRSRSDLPSAGGAAAFRNREESETRSESSDFEVIPKRRRRRGSDTDSESEGGRESASDTGPSDREPSTKPSRPLRRELPGEARPGPHKPGFGPPHMGDRVGPRGDDESRPKPGFLPKGEPSRRGRGGLYSRRGGARERGGPRAGPLRRPGARESSSQWPSKPMETFRPEDTESSQRYDNPAADRRPNRSDCKKFGDGGPQNSRERPRRSRPARPPRQDKPPRFRRLKEREAAVLASGETAPSPPVPLLPVPAAAVPSSAPISLSPTLSRAPGTPVTVPAEVAATMPAPDLSSPLEASLPETSSPTITAVGTKSPDLSNQNSSDQANEEWETASESSDFNERREREERKGALEAANEAATACAPAPAPPQGSLTPNRSPPDGGVTPKRDGAPAAKRSFSSQRPTERQNRRGNSGAKPVRGYAGGKGERRGGAKAGRKGPAAQQNSDGMTQSTGGASQRPSKDQSGRRKDEAKQAAKKPKENALSQFDLNNYASVVIIDDHPEVTTTEDPQSNTNDDGFTEVVSRKQQKRLQDEEKRKKEEQTTQNWSKKGSGEKGRGGGGKLPPRFAKKQSSQQQQQQQQQQQQQQQQQQQQQQQQQQQQQQASQSQPPVTPTPQAQQQPPISVPQHPHLPPSQPAASPQTLEGTVAPLPSIPPVIVDFTSKSLPPPPAQTHSTLGTELWENKVAGPIVLPDVKKLGPISPPQPPSVSAWNKPLTSFTGTVSSEGVKLGSEGSVELAIDSIQFGAPSSAGSTDSDGVPALLETVSDNKLPAPKEQRQKQPRAGPIKTQKLPEMEPMETKEYKPGPIGKERSLKNRKAKDARGGEGEGMEGGVPGGGVSRATDSSPPTSDPTVPELGGDIECMITVPSVEYNSISKESVTDYTTPSSSLADSVPTGVNKIEESLVASVALPHSLPLPRRETLQQSSNLSTVSPATVDLTLKMESARKAWENSPSLEKNSPVTSSSSPITSCASSYSTFSSASMPQIPVASVTPSTSLSGSGTYTTSALSTKTTTASDPPNICKVKPQQLQGGSLSSSSSSSSSSSFSQLGCVPTLLPQQQQTPQVYVSQSAAGSAAQIPAFYMDTSHLFSTPHPRLAPPSLAQQQGFQPGLSQPTAVQQIPIPIYAPLQGQPQHQHQHQHQHQHQHQHQHQHTHQAQLGLSTGPPVSQPQDLFSSSLQPYRSQQAFMQSSLSQPSMMLSGPSLHSYAGVQASDLGKPQSSLAYQQASSQQHIPILFEPQLNQPSGMGGSQLIDTHLLQLSLAQARQGMSQHSNMYSGQVQQHGQSSYYSNTQSPSSAMQQVTVPLSSSQLSLSNFGSGGGQPLLALPPTPPQVQPPNINRQPPVSNPYRGIMGPNHSMMQPPTSKMDMDLKLFGSGMDVKPGTPPIGARSTTPTSSHYRASSTSPSSQSSKINSMLYQKQFQASSAGMRMTQHFPGQFNPQILSQPNIVSPLVRPPHINSFAGGVQRSPMGPPMSPNMGGGLMPHPRPQHPQHSQHPQHPQHPQHPQHPQHPQHPQHPQHPQHPQHPQHPQHPQHPPRGPPVPSLAPRGTQAAMKAEQDLKAKQRAEVLQSTHKFFSDQQQQQLKAPQVSKVSRLDQVVKPQLDAPAPNHQVMGDRPDSDKPPISTAKPIRTGPIKPQAIKPEEGK; encoded by the exons ATGTCCGAGAAGTCAGGGCAAAGCACCAAGGCAAAGGATGGCAAAACAAAGTATGCAACCCTTAGCCTCTTCAATACCTACAAGGGCAAATCTCTGGAaacccagaaaactgcag TGGCTGCCAGACATGGGCTCCAAAGTTTGGGCAAAGTTGCTGCCAGCCGGCGCATGCCCCCTCCGGCCAACCTGCCCAGCCTGAAGGCAGAGAACAAGGGAAACGACCCCAACGTCAACATCGTCCCCAAAGACGGTAGTGGCTGGGCATCTCGGCctgaaggaggggaggagag GCAACAGGAGACGCCCCCACCCCCGATCAAACCAGTAGTGCTCCCACCACCAGAGCCTTCTATTGTGGGCAGCCGCTCCTGGGCCAGCAGCAAGCCGACGCAGCCAGACG GTGCTCCTCCTCGGGTGAGCAGCCATTTTCACCAGGAGTTTCCCAGCTTGCAGGCGGCTGGTGAGGTGGAGAAAGGGGACGGTCAAGAAGAGGAGCCTTATGGACCAGGCCCCAGCCTCAGACCTCAAA ATGTTGGCAGTTGGCGTGAGGGCGGTGGCAGGAATTTGATCACTGCACCCAGCCCCCCCGAGATGGACAACAGGGCTCTGGAGGAGGGTAGTACGGCCCTTGGTACCTCTACACCAGCAGGGGAAGCTGATGAGCCTGGACGAAATGTAACCGCTGACGTCCAGAGGGAGAAGAGGGATGGCAAGGAGAGGTTGCCCCCCTCGGCCCCGCCTCCTCAGCCTAAACTTAATGGGGGGCAGCAGCCTCCTGCTGGGGTGCCAACCCACTTCGACCCTGCTTTCAGGAGCATGATGCCACCCTAC ATGTTCCACGCCTATCCTCAAATGACTTTTGGCCCAGGGCAAGGAAACTTAAGATACCCTGTACCACAAGATGGAGCAAA gtTGGTCAGGGGTCCTCGTTCAGCACGACCCCAGCAGGCTCCCCCTCAGTCCTGGCACCAGGACCCAGATAGACCCTCTATCATCAGCGCAACAGAACTTAAAGAGCTGGACAACTTAGACACTGATACTGATGAGGGCTGGGCAG GAGCTCAGATGGAGGTGGACTACACTGAGAAACTAAACTTCAGCGATGACGAGGAGAACCAAGCTGCTAAAGACAAAAGAGAAAACTG ggAATGGATGGGTAAAGTGGAGCGTATAAGATCTCGACCACCAGACGGTCAGGAGGGCTGGAAGGAGGGCACTGAGGACCGTGGGGGCAGTAAAACCTCATGGGCCGATGGTGATCCCAGAGCGCCATCACCTGGCATTATGGGGCAATACAATAAGTCAGCTGCTCCACAGGACTACCAG GGCGGCACTCGTTCTGTTGGTGGCGGAGCTCCACGTGGGCCCAAACCACAGGCTGCAGCGGCACCTGGTGCTGATGAGGACCCTGAGGCATGGCGACAGAAGCGCAAGAAGCCTGCAGAAGTTTCTGAAGCTGTAGAACGAGCGAGACGAcggagagatgaagaggaacGGCGGATGGAAGAACAGCGGCTTGCTGCTTGTGCTGAAAAACTTAAACGTCTCAATGAAAAACACCGCCAGGCAACTGAGATCCAATCTGCCCTCGCTCAGACCACCAATGATGAAGCAGTAGCTGCCCAAGAGGAAGAGTCCTCATCAGCTCCGGCTCCTGTATCCAGTCCTGTTCCGTCGATCCCAGTTTCACAATCACCGGTCCCAATCATGCAAGCTCCTTTACCTGAGATGGTGGATCAAGACGGGGAGGGGATGGAACGAGAGCTAGTAGAACCAAGTGTAGAGGAGGAGGTTCAATTGCCTCGTCAGCCCAGCCCCCCCATCCAGAGACCTGTGTCTGTAGATCCAGAGCCtcagagcgagggagagagctCCTTGGTTGAGGTCAGCCCCCTGATGGAGGAGAACCAGGTAGACAGGACAACAGTGCCTATCCGCGACTATTTCAACATAGAGGACAACAGAG TGGATGAGCCCCACCTGTCTCTGCCTCTCATGGACCCCCCCAGTGGTGAGGAAGTCCCCGTGGCACCACCACAGCTGGAAGGAGAAGCAGCAGCTGCTATGCGTCCCTCTCTTACCTCAGGCTATTCCAAACAGTTTCAAAAGTCTTTGCCTCCTCGTTTCCTTAGACAGCAG GAGCAGATGAAGCAGCAACAatggcaacaacagcaacaccagAGTGGGGGCTCCGTGTCTCCATCAGGTGGGGGCGGCGTTCCAGctccccagcagcagcagcaacagcagcagcagcaacaacagcaacaacaccgCTCCATGTATCAACCCATTGGCCCCCATCACCAGCACCTGGCCTCCATGGGGTTTGACCCCCGCTGGCTCATGATGCAGTCCTACATGGACCCACGCATGATGTCAGGACGCCCTCCCATGGACATGCCAACTAACATTCACCCTG GGAGGATGCCTCCTAAGCAGATTGTGCGCAGAGAGCCCGGTGACAACTCAAGCTCCAGCTCTGACTCCTTTGACCATCTAACCCGACCAATTCGTGACCATGGCCTGCCGTCAGACTCGCGGATGGTATGGGGGTCGGAGCCGTACCCACAATCAGAGCCGTTACCGTCTGTAACTCCTCCAAAAGGACGGGATGATAACAAGGAGCCgag GATGGACTCTGGTTTGGATCTGGACAGGGGTCTCCCAGCTATGTATCCCCAGGACCACAGTGCATTGGACTCTCATAAAAGTAACTTCTTCCAGGACCCTACGGAGTCCCTGTCGGCATTTTCCCAGGGCCCAGAGGATGCGTCAGGGCCTCTAGACCTGGTCCCTGTAAGCTCAGCCTTTGATCCTGAGGAGTCAGGCCTACCCAGTGGAGAAGAGGTGGAAGCTCTTGGTCAAGCTATGCTCCAGAGGAGTGTTTCCCAGGGCTCCAGCCACTCCCTCAAACTGGATGAGCCCAGGTTTGATGGGCTATCCCTGGGAACAAAATCACTAGAGCTACAGGACACAGGAGAACGGGCTGATGATAAGCCCCAGAATGAACTCTACCCCCAGGCTGCGGTGACTAGCAACCGGGCAACACCTCCTGCTGATGGATTACACAAACAAGAGAAGCTGCCTCTGCCAGCCCCTAGCAAGCAGAAAGCTGAGCTGCGCTGGGGTGGAAGATCAGGAGCCGGACGCAGAGAAGGACCAGGGGGAGAGAGGCCTCTCCGCAGGTCTGGGCCAATTAAGAAGCCTGTCTTAAGGGACATGAAAGAAGAGCGAGagcaaagagaagagagagagaagcgtcACGAGAGAGGGGATAGAGGAGACCGGTCCAAAAAGGATCAGTCATCCAAAGCTCCCTCTGCAGCTGCCGCTGTGTCCGAGGGCTCCAGACCTCAGGGCGAGGGGAAGAGAGAAGCCGCTGAGGCCGAGGAAACACCGACTGGCCATCAGAGAGTCAGAGACTCGCAGCCTTCATCTGTGGTTCCCAACTCTTCCTCTCAGGAGGAGAAAGCAGACAAACCGCCCAGCAATGACAAACATCCAGAACCGAAACTGCCCTTCAGGAAAGAGTCCAATCTTCCTCCACGTGCCTACCgacgggaggagagagagcgggaacgtgagagggagaaggaaatggacaaagacagagacagagacagagacagagacagagacagagataaaGAGTGGCCTTTGGACTCAAATTTCAAAGGACGTGGTCGAGGGGAGTATTACGCCAGAGGACGGAGCTACCGGGGGACTTACGGTGGCCGATGCAGGGGGAGTCGTGGTCGAAGCCGGGCAGAGTACAATTACCGAGAGCCCCGTTCACGCTCTGATTTACCTTCTGCTGGAGGTGCTGCTGCCTTTCGCAACAGGGAAGAAAGTGAAACTCGCAGTGAGAGCTCAGACTTTGAAGTTATACCAAAACGTAGACGGCGCCGCGGTTCAGACACAGATTCTGAAAGTGAAGGTGGGAGAGAGTCTGCCAGTGACACTGGACCCTCTGACCGTGAGCCTAGCACCAAACCTAGCCGTCCATTGAGACGAGAGCTCCCTGGGGAGGCCCGGCCTGGGCCCCACAAGCCAGGCTTTGGACCTCCTCACATGGGAGACAGGGTCGGACCCAGAGGGGACGATGAAAGCAGACCCAAGCCAGGATTCCTTCCTAAAGGAGAGCCCTCTcggcgaggaagaggaggactaTACAGTAGACGAGGTGGAGCAAGGGAACGCGGCGGCCCTCGCGCAGGTCCTCTTAGACGGCCAGGAGCTAGAGAGTCCTCTTCTCAGTGGCCCTCTAAACCAATGGAGACATTCAGGCCTGAGGACACTGAGTCCAGTCAAAGATATGACAATCCTGCCGCTGACCGACGACCCAATAGGTCTGATTGCAAGAAATTTGGGGACGGGGGACCTCAGAATAGTAGAGAAAGGCCTCGTCGGTCCAGACCAGCACGACCCCCCAGACAAGATAAACCTCCCCGCTTTAGGCGATTGAAGGAGCGGGAGGCTGCAGTGTTAGCTAGTGGAGAAACAGCCCCAAGTCCCCCTGTCCCTCTACTCCCagtgcctgctgctgctgtccccAGCTCTGCCCCCATCTCCCTCTCCCCAACCCTGTCCAGAGCTCCAGGAACACCTGTAACTGTGCCTGCGGAAGTGGCAGCCACTATGCCTGCACCCGACTTGTCCTCTCCTTTAGAAGCATCCTTGCCTGAGACCAGCAGCCCCACCATCACTGCAGTCGGTACCAAGTCCCCTGACTTGTCCAACCAGAACTCTTCAGATCAAGCCAATGAAGAATGGGAAACTGCCTCCGAGAGCAGCGACTTCAACGAAAGGCGAGAGcgagaagaaaggaaaggagcaCTGGAGGCCGCTAATGAAGCCGCCACTGCCTGTGCCCCGGCACCCGCACCCCCTCAGGGCTCTTTGACCCCCAATAGAAGCCCTCCTGATGGAGGGGTGACTCCAAAACGTGATGGGGCTCCTGCAGCCAAGAGGAGTTTCTCAAGTCAGAGgcctacagagagacagaatcGTAGAGGCAACAGTGGAGCCAAACCAGTCCGGGGCTACGCAGGGGGcaagggggagaggaggggaggagccAAAGCTGGCCGCAAAGG CCCTGCAGCCCAGCAGAACTCCGATGGGATGACACAATCAACTGGAGGAGCATCCCAGAGGCCTTCAAAAGACCAGTCTGGCCGTCGCAAAGATGAGGCCAAACAGGCTGCTAAGAAGCCCAAAGAGAATGCTCTTTCTCAGTTTGATCTTAACAACTATGCCA GTGTTGTGATCATTGATGACCACCCAGAGGTCACCACCACAGAGGACCCACAGTCCAACACCAATGATGACGGCTTCACAGAGGTGGTCTCCCGCAAGCAACAAAAACGCCTGCAGGAcgaagagaaaaggaaaaaggaagagCAGACTACTCAG AACTGGAGTAAAAAAGGCTCTGGTGAGAAGGGCAGAGGAGGCGGAGGAAAGCTGCCGCCAAGATTTGCTAAAAAGCAGTCAtcgcaacaacaacagcagcagcagcaacaacaacaacagcagcagcaacagcagcagcaacaacaacagcagcagcagcagcaacaacagcaggcCTCACAGTCTCAGCCTCCTGTAACTCCCACACCTCAAGCCCAACAGCAACCCCCTATTTCTGTTCCCCAGCATCCCCACCTTCCCCCCTCCCAGCCAGCTGCATCCCCTCAGACACTGGAAGGAACGGTGGCTCCACTGCCCTCCATCCCCCCCGTCATTGTGGACTTTACCTCAAAGAGCCTACCCCCGCCacctgcacagacacacagcactCTGGGTACAGAACTGTGGGAGAACAAGGTAGCGGGCCCCATTGTCCTTCCCGATGTCAAGAAGC TTGGTCCAATCAGCCCTCCCCAGCCACCTTCTGTGAGTGCCTGGAACAAACCTCTTACCTCCTTTACTGGCACTGTCTCCTCTGAG GGTGTGAAGCTTGGATCAGAAGGCAGTGTGGAATTGGCAATAGACAGTATTCAGTTTGGAGCGCCGTCATCTGCAGGCAGCACAGACAGCGACGGAGTTCCAGCGTTGCTAGAAACCGTCTCTGACAACAAACTACCTGCTCCCAaagaacagagacagaaacaaccTCGAGCTGGCCCAATCAAAACACAGAAG CTTCCTGAAATGGAACCAATGGAAACCAAGGAGTACAAGCCAGGTCCCATCGGTAAAGAGCGCTCTTTAAAGAACCGCAAGGCCAAAGACGCACGTGGAGGAGAAGGcgaggggatggagggaggagttCCTGGAGGAGGCGTCAGTAGAGCCACAGACTCCAGTCCTCCCACCAGTGACCCCACAGTACCAGAGCTGGGAGGAGACATCGAGTGCATGATCACCGTCCCTTCAGTAGAATACAACAGTATCTCTAAG GAGTCCGTCACTGACTAcaccaccccctcctcctcactgGCTGACAGTGTTCCTACAGGAGTGAACAAAATAGAAGAGAGTTTGGTGGCAAGT GTGGCGTTACCCCACTCATTGCCCCTTCCTCGACGAGAGACCCTGCAGCAGAGCTCCAACCTCAGCACCGTCTCCCCTGCTACTGTTGACCTAACACTAAAG ATGGAATCGGCTCGTAAGGCGTGGGAGAACTCACCAAGTCTGGAGAAGAATTCTCCGgtcacttcctcttcctcccccatcACCTCCTGTGCATCCTCGTACTCCACCTTCTCCTCAGCCTCCATGCCGCAGATCCCTGTGGCTTCTGTTACCCCCAGCACCTCACTGTCAG GTTCTGGTACCTATACAACGTCGGCTCTCAGCACCAAGACCACCACAGCCTCTGACCCCCCTAACATCTGTAAGGTgaagccccaacaactgcagggTGGAAGTCTGTCCTCGtccagcagtagcagtagtagcagcagcttCTCTCAGTTGGGCTGTGTGCCTACCCTCCTGCCCCAGCAACAGCAGACCCCACAGGTGTACGTCTCTCAGTCTGCAGCAG GTTCTGCAGCTCAGATTCCAGCTTTCTACATGGACACTAGCCACCTCTTCAGTACCCCCCACCCTCGCTTGGCACCTCCCTCCCTGGCTCAGCAGCAAGGCTTCCAGCCCGGCCTCTCGCAG CCAACAGCAGTGCAGCAGATTCCCATCCCTATCTACGCTCCACTGCAAGGTCAGCCACAACATCAACACCAACATCAGcatcaacaccaacaccaacatcaacaccaacaccaacacaccCACCAGGCTCAGCTGGGACTCAGCACTGGTCCTCCAGTCTCCCAGCCACAGGACCTGTTCAGCTCCTCGCTGCAGCCTTACAG GTCTCAGCAGGCGTTCATGCAGAGCAGCCTGTCGCAGCCCTCCATGATGCTGTCAGGGCCGTCTCTGCACAGCTATGCCGGCGTGCAGGCATCTGACCTGGGCAAGCCTCAGTCTAGTCTGGCCTATCAGCAGGCCTCCTCCCAACAGCACATTCCCATTCTGTTTGAGCCGCAGCTCAACCAGCCCTCTGGCATGGGAGGCTCACAGCTCATTGACACACACCTGCTGCAG TTGTCTTTGGCTCAGGCTCGACAGGGGATGAGTCAGCATTCAAACATGTACTCGGGGCAGGTGCAACAACACGGCCAGAGTAGCTACTATAGCAACACTCAGTCGCCCAGTTCTGCGATGCAACAG GTGACCGTCCCTCTGTCCAGCTCCCAGCTGTCCCTGTCAAACTTTGGCTCGGGTGGAGGTCAGCCCCTCCTGGCGCTGCCTCCCACTCCTCCCCAGGTGCAGCCCCCCAACATCAACCGACAGCCCCCGGTCTCCAATCCATACCGAGGCATCATGGGCCCCAACCACAGCATGATGCAGCCTCCCACCAGCAAG ATGGACATGGATCTGAAACTCTTTGGCAGTGGGATGGATGTGAAGCCCGGAACCCCTCCTATCGGTGCCAGAAGCACCACACCCACCTCCAGCCATTACAG GGCCAGCTCAACGTCTCCGAGCAGCCAGTCCAGTAAGATCAACAGCATGCTGTACCAGAAGCAGTTTCAGGCGAGCTCTGCTGGCATGAGAATGACGCAGCACTTCCCCGGCCAGTTCAACCCACAG ATTCTGTCTCAGCCCAACATCGTCTCTCCTCTGGTTCGACCTCCTCACATTAACTCGTTCGCTGGAGGTGTCCAGCGCTCTCCCATGGGCCCTCCGATGTCACCCAATATGGGTGGTGGTCTCATGCCCCATCCCCGACCTCAGCACCCGCAGCACAGCCAGCACCCTCAACACCCTCAGCACCCTCAACACCCTCAACACCCTCAGCACCCTCAACACCCTCAACATCCTCAGCACCCTCAGCACCCTCAGCACCCTCAACACCCTCAACACCCTCAGCACCCTCCCCGAGGACCTCCTGTTCCCTCGCTTGCTCCAAGAGGCACACAGGCCGCTATGAAGGCTGAACAGGACCTAAAG GCAAAGCAGCGGGCTGAGGTGCTCCAGTCCACTCATAAGTTCTTCTCAgatcagcaacagcagcaactcAAAGCCCCGCAAGTCAGCAAAGTGTCTCGGCTTGATCAGGTGGTGAAACCCCAACTCGACGCGCCTGCTCCGAACCACCAGGTGATGGGCGACCGCCCCGATTCTGACAAACCCCCCATCTCCACGGCCAAGCCCATTCGGACTGGCCCCATAAAACCGCAGGCCATCAAACCAGAAGAGGGCAAGTAA